A segment of the Catenuloplanes nepalensis genome:
GATTATCCGCTATCACACGGACGGTAGGCCGAAACCGATATATCCACAATCATCTGTGCGCTGGATAGCGTCGAGGAACCGTTCGCCACTCGATTGCGAGGTTCCGTGATGGTCCTACGAAGACTGTCCGCACTGTGCGCCGCGTTCGCGTTACTGCTCGGCGGCATGCTGGTCGCGGCGCAGCCGGCATCCGCGGCCGTGCGCGTGCTCTACTACGACGCCAGCACGGCGCAGGAGTTCGTGTCCGTCGTGCACCAGGGCGCGCAGATCTGGAACGCGCGCGTCACCAACGTGCAGCTGCAACCGGTCACCGCCGGGCGCACGCCGAACATCCGGGTCTACGCGGACAACGGCTGGCCGCGCGCGTACGTCAACTCGCTCGGCAACGGCCGCTGGTACATGGGTCGCGAGGCGACCAGCCAGGGCTACTACCAGCCGCGGATCGCGGCGCACGAGTTCGGCCATCTGCTCGGCCTGCCGGACCGGCGCACCGGGCTGTGCACCGACCTGATGTCCGGGTCCAGCGCACCGGTCTCCTGCCGCAACCCGAACCCGAGCAGCACCGAGATCGCGCAGGTCAACGCCGCGTTCGCGGGCTCGCTGGTCACGGCCGGCACGTACATCTGGAAGTGATCGTGGCTGGGCACCGGTGCACCCCGGTGCCACGCTGCGTCTCATGGGGATCGATCTCTTCGCGCGCTGCCGCGACTACGACGTGGCGCGCACCGCCCGGACGGCCGGTATGTACCCGTACTACCCGGTCTTCGCCGGGCCGGGCGGGCCGATCGCGGAGCTGGACGGGCACGCCGTGATCATGTGCGGGTCCAGCGACTACCTGGGGCTCGCCGCGGACCCGCGGGTGATCCGCGCGGCGCGG
Coding sequences within it:
- a CDS encoding snapalysin family zinc-dependent metalloprotease, encoding MVLRRLSALCAAFALLLGGMLVAAQPASAAVRVLYYDASTAQEFVSVVHQGAQIWNARVTNVQLQPVTAGRTPNIRVYADNGWPRAYVNSLGNGRWYMGREATSQGYYQPRIAAHEFGHLLGLPDRRTGLCTDLMSGSSAPVSCRNPNPSSTEIAQVNAAFAGSLVTAGTYIWK